One genomic window of Maribacter aquivivus includes the following:
- a CDS encoding efflux RND transporter periplasmic adaptor subunit: MKKLSIIGILSAVLLLSSCFGSSEKPAQGPAAPPPPSLKVAKLEKQDLTIYNEFSTTLEGKQNVEIWPKVSGFVQEVYVEEGQKIKKGQLLFKLETQTLNQDANAAKASVNVAQVEVDKLKPLVEKNIISPVQLETAKAQLAQAQANYQSVTSNIGYSRITSPVDGYIGEIPFKIGALVSSAMAKPLTTVSDISEVRAYFSMNEKELLKLKESLPKNDNNVLDLEKAPEVTLIMINGEDYAEPGKIAMINTIINSTTGSVTARADFDNKNNLLSSGSTGKIKIPTVYSGAYEIPQTATIDLQGKKLVYVLKEDNTVTTMPLDIITTTPQGFVVENGIEDGTTIVIEGVSKLKDGMAINPAK; encoded by the coding sequence ATGAAAAAGTTATCAATTATAGGAATATTAAGTGCAGTGCTTCTTTTGAGCTCGTGCTTTGGTTCATCAGAAAAACCAGCTCAAGGTCCGGCAGCACCACCACCACCAAGTTTAAAAGTCGCTAAGCTAGAGAAGCAAGACTTAACTATATATAATGAATTCTCTACTACTCTTGAAGGTAAGCAGAATGTAGAGATATGGCCAAAAGTATCTGGTTTTGTTCAAGAAGTTTATGTTGAGGAAGGTCAAAAAATTAAAAAAGGACAATTACTTTTTAAATTAGAAACCCAAACTTTAAATCAAGATGCTAACGCCGCAAAAGCTTCTGTTAATGTAGCGCAAGTTGAAGTTGACAAATTGAAGCCTTTAGTTGAAAAGAATATAATTAGTCCTGTGCAATTAGAAACTGCAAAAGCACAACTTGCACAAGCACAAGCAAATTACCAAAGTGTAACTTCTAACATTGGCTATTCTCGTATTACCAGCCCAGTTGATGGGTACATTGGTGAAATTCCTTTTAAAATTGGTGCTCTTGTAAGTTCTGCAATGGCTAAACCATTAACGACTGTTTCTGATATTAGCGAGGTACGTGCTTATTTTTCAATGAACGAGAAAGAGCTTTTAAAACTAAAAGAGTCTTTGCCTAAAAATGATAATAACGTTTTAGATTTAGAGAAAGCCCCAGAGGTAACCTTAATAATGATTAACGGTGAAGATTATGCTGAACCTGGTAAAATTGCTATGATCAATACTATTATTAACAGTACAACCGGTAGTGTTACGGCAAGAGCTGATTTTGATAACAAAAATAATTTATTAAGTAGCGGTAGTACAGGTAAAATTAAAATTCCGACAGTTTATAGCGGTGCTTACGAAATACCACAAACTGCAACTATTGATCTTCAAGGTAAAAAACTGGTTTACGTTTTAAAAGAAGATAATACAGTTACTACAATGCCATTAGATATAATTACCACTACTCCACAAGGTTTTGTAGTAGAAAATGGAATTGAAGATGGAACTACTATTGTTATTGAGGGAGTTTCTAAATTAAAAGACGGAATGGCTATTAACCCTGCCAAGTAA
- a CDS encoding efflux RND transporter permease subunit, protein MFQRFIDRPVLSTVISIIIVILGVLGLTTLPIEEYPEIAPPTVQVTSTYTGANAETVLKSVVIPLEEQINGVEDMLYMTSTASNDGAATINVFFKLGTNADIAAVNVQNRVARANSVLPQAVVQTGVITQKSQTSALLFFSLFSDNDEYDATFVENYARINLVPKLQRIEGVGNVTVFGAKDYSMRIWLNPEKMAAYKLMPSDIQAALNEQNLEAATGKIGENADGVYEYVLKYKGRLSNEAEYENIIIRAQENGQFLRLKDVAEVELGAFNYGTKNEGMGKPGTAVGIFQTSSSNANAIIDQIQTILDESKPDFPKGLDYVIPYNTKDFLSASIEHVVQTLIEAFLLVFLVVFLFLQDFRSTLIPAIAVPVAIVGTFFFLSLFGYSINMLTLFAMILAIGIVVDDAIVVVEAVHAKMEEGATDAKKATKSAMSEISGAIISITLVMSAVFIPVSFISGSSGVFYQQFGITLAIAILISAVNALTLSPALAALLLKPHHTSEDKKKGVMKRFFTAFNTGFDAVTDKYVGSVKFLSKRKWLTWVSLAVFAVIAYMLFQSTPTGFIPNEDKAIVFADVTMPPGTTLEQTQKTVKQLDSIYQSMDIIQARMNITGFSILNSVNGGSYAFSVLRLKDWGEREGEGESVQEVVGSLFAKTAGLKDAKIFFFTPPSVRGFGNSTGFEMNLQSKDADDWQTVNKVTNEFLGAINARPEVQYAITNFNANFPQYELDVDVEKTKMAGLAVTDVFSAMQGYYGGLYTTDFNKFGKQYRVMIQAKPEDRADENSLNHIFVTNANGESVAVSQFVSLKKIYGPEVVSRFNLLSSVKINGAMNPGYSTGDAIKAIEEVAAEVLPNNYTYEYSGLTKEENSAGSQTIIIFILSLVFVYFLLSAQYESYILPLAILLSLPVGIAGAIGFVSMAGLENNIYFQIALIMLIGLLSKNAILIVEFALQRRKHGMSIIDSAIDGAKARLRPILMTSFAFILGLMPLALSSGIGAVGNRSIGMSAVGGMLIGTIFGVFVIPALYVIFQTIQERITGAPQEAIEESKN, encoded by the coding sequence ATGTTTCAAAGATTTATAGATCGTCCCGTACTTTCTACGGTTATATCGATTATCATAGTCATCCTAGGTGTTTTAGGTTTAACGACCTTGCCTATAGAGGAATATCCAGAAATAGCACCACCAACGGTGCAGGTAACAAGTACCTATACAGGTGCAAACGCAGAAACAGTACTTAAGAGTGTTGTTATTCCTTTAGAGGAACAGATCAACGGCGTTGAAGACATGTTATATATGACTTCTACTGCCAGTAATGACGGTGCTGCAACGATAAATGTATTTTTCAAACTAGGTACCAACGCAGATATTGCCGCGGTAAACGTTCAAAACAGAGTTGCTAGAGCAAACAGTGTTTTACCACAAGCAGTAGTACAGACTGGTGTAATTACTCAAAAATCTCAGACTAGTGCATTACTTTTCTTCTCATTATTTTCTGATAATGATGAGTACGACGCAACCTTTGTAGAGAACTATGCTAGAATAAATTTAGTACCAAAGTTACAACGTATTGAGGGTGTTGGTAATGTAACAGTGTTCGGTGCCAAAGATTACTCAATGCGTATTTGGTTAAATCCTGAAAAGATGGCTGCTTACAAACTTATGCCATCTGATATACAAGCCGCACTTAATGAACAAAACTTAGAAGCTGCTACCGGTAAAATTGGTGAGAATGCTGATGGTGTATACGAATATGTATTAAAATATAAGGGGCGTCTTTCTAATGAAGCAGAATATGAAAACATTATTATTAGAGCACAAGAAAATGGTCAATTCTTACGCCTAAAAGATGTTGCTGAAGTTGAGCTTGGTGCCTTTAATTATGGTACCAAAAACGAAGGTATGGGTAAACCTGGTACCGCCGTTGGTATTTTTCAAACTTCTAGTTCTAATGCAAATGCCATTATTGATCAAATACAGACTATTTTAGATGAGAGTAAACCTGATTTTCCTAAAGGGTTAGATTATGTAATTCCTTACAACACCAAAGATTTCTTAAGTGCCTCTATTGAACACGTTGTACAAACTTTAATAGAAGCATTTTTACTGGTGTTCTTAGTGGTATTCTTATTTCTACAAGATTTTAGATCAACATTAATACCTGCTATTGCAGTGCCTGTGGCTATTGTGGGTACATTCTTCTTTCTCTCGTTATTTGGATACTCTATAAACATGTTAACCTTATTCGCCATGATTCTCGCCATTGGTATTGTGGTCGATGATGCCATTGTTGTCGTCGAAGCGGTACATGCCAAAATGGAAGAAGGAGCCACTGATGCGAAAAAAGCGACTAAATCTGCCATGTCTGAAATATCTGGTGCTATTATTTCTATCACCTTGGTCATGTCTGCCGTATTTATTCCTGTATCATTTATTAGTGGATCGTCTGGCGTGTTCTATCAACAATTTGGTATCACATTGGCAATAGCAATTCTTATTTCTGCTGTAAACGCATTAACATTGAGTCCGGCTTTGGCTGCTCTTTTATTGAAGCCACATCATACATCCGAAGATAAAAAGAAAGGTGTTATGAAACGTTTCTTCACTGCTTTCAATACTGGTTTTGATGCCGTTACCGATAAATATGTTGGTTCTGTAAAATTCTTATCTAAAAGAAAATGGTTGACATGGGTTTCACTCGCAGTTTTTGCAGTTATTGCCTATATGTTGTTTCAATCAACACCAACAGGTTTTATTCCAAATGAAGATAAAGCTATTGTTTTTGCCGATGTTACCATGCCTCCTGGTACTACTTTAGAGCAGACACAGAAAACGGTTAAGCAATTAGATTCTATCTACCAATCTATGGATATCATTCAAGCTAGAATGAACATTACCGGATTTAGTATTTTAAATAGTGTAAATGGTGGTTCATATGCTTTCTCAGTACTTCGTCTTAAAGATTGGGGCGAAAGAGAAGGAGAAGGAGAATCTGTTCAAGAAGTAGTAGGAAGCCTATTCGCTAAAACTGCGGGATTAAAAGATGCAAAAATATTCTTCTTTACTCCGCCAAGTGTTCGTGGTTTTGGTAACTCTACCGGTTTTGAAATGAACTTACAGAGTAAAGATGCCGATGATTGGCAAACAGTCAATAAAGTTACCAATGAGTTCTTAGGTGCTATTAATGCAAGACCAGAGGTACAATATGCCATTACCAATTTCAACGCCAATTTCCCTCAATATGAGCTAGATGTAGATGTTGAAAAAACAAAAATGGCAGGCTTAGCGGTAACTGATGTTTTTAGTGCAATGCAAGGTTATTATGGTGGTCTTTATACTACTGATTTCAATAAATTCGGTAAGCAGTACCGCGTAATGATCCAAGCTAAACCTGAAGATAGAGCAGATGAAAATTCATTGAATCACATTTTCGTTACCAATGCTAATGGAGAGTCGGTTGCCGTATCTCAATTTGTATCATTAAAGAAAATTTATGGTCCTGAGGTCGTGAGTAGATTTAACTTGTTAAGTTCTGTAAAAATTAACGGGGCAATGAATCCCGGGTATTCAACTGGTGATGCTATTAAAGCAATTGAAGAGGTAGCTGCAGAGGTATTACCTAATAATTATACCTATGAATATTCTGGCCTTACTAAAGAGGAAAATAGCGCAGGTAGCCAAACTATCATCATTTTTATACTGAGTTTGGTATTTGTGTACTTCTTATTAAGTGCTCAATACGAATCATATATTTTACCATTAGCAATTTTACTTTCATTACCGGTAGGTATTGCAGGCGCTATTGGTTTCGTAAGCATGGCAGGACTTGAAAATAACATTTATTTCCAGATTGCATTGATCATGCTTATTGGTCTACTTTCTAAAAATGCCATTCTTATTGTAGAGTTTGCATTGCAACGTAGAAAACATGGTATGTCTATTATTGACTCTGCCATAGATGGTGCAAAAGCAAGGCTTAGACCAATTTTAATGACATCATTTGCATTCATTCTTGGTTTAATGCCATTGGCATTATCATCGGGTATTGGTGCTGTAGGTAACAGATCTATTGGTATGAGTGCTGTTGGTGGTATGTTAATAGGTACCATATTCGGTGTATTCGTTATACCGGCATTGTATGTTATTTTCCAAACAATACAAGAGCGTATTACTGGTGCTCCACAAGAAGCTATTGAAGAATCTAAGAACTAA
- a CDS encoding TolC family protein, with amino-acid sequence MNKLVSNKIILVAFLPLLLQSCFTAKTYERPNVETENLYRTDNLPQDSVSFASVSYQDLFTDSYLKTYIQKGLENNLDIRIALQSIAAAEAYVKQGKAGYLPTINGAASATRTARTSENGQFGSFFTQPFNQYETSGTASWEADIWGKIRSTKRASDASYLQTVAAHKAVKTSLVAQIATTYYQILALDKQIVVTEETIENRSKSLETISALKEAGQANQVGVDQTAAQLYSAQSQLLDLKNSLYQAENTLSILLSEEPQTYERSSLDEQSLANEMQLGVPALLLRNRPDIIQAEYNLVNSFELTNVARSNFYPSITLSAQGGFQSLDLDNWIDSSSIFANLVGGLTQPIFNGRKIRTAYEVAQVQQEQSLLSFKKALLSAGKEVSEALYDYNISIEKEVFISKQVSALKRAESNSEELLNSGYLTYLDLLTARENSLNAELNLVNNKFSQLSATVELYRSLGGGWQ; translated from the coding sequence ATGAATAAATTAGTATCTAATAAAATTATACTGGTCGCCTTTCTGCCACTTTTGTTGCAGTCCTGTTTTACAGCTAAAACATATGAGCGACCAAATGTAGAAACCGAAAATCTTTATAGAACAGATAACCTACCTCAAGACAGTGTGTCTTTCGCTTCGGTTTCTTACCAGGACCTTTTTACAGATTCTTATTTGAAGACATATATTCAAAAAGGATTAGAAAACAACCTTGACATTCGCATTGCTCTTCAGAGCATTGCGGCTGCAGAGGCTTATGTTAAACAAGGAAAAGCTGGTTATTTACCAACTATAAACGGTGCCGCAAGTGCAACTAGAACTGCCAGAACCAGTGAAAACGGACAGTTTGGTAGTTTCTTCACTCAGCCTTTTAATCAATATGAAACTTCTGGTACAGCTTCTTGGGAGGCAGATATTTGGGGAAAAATTAGAAGTACCAAACGTGCTAGCGATGCAAGTTACTTACAAACAGTAGCGGCACATAAAGCTGTAAAAACTAGTTTGGTAGCACAAATTGCTACTACCTATTATCAGATATTGGCTTTAGATAAACAAATTGTAGTAACTGAAGAAACAATTGAAAACCGTTCTAAAAGTTTAGAAACAATTTCTGCGTTGAAAGAGGCAGGACAAGCAAATCAAGTTGGTGTTGACCAAACTGCAGCACAATTATATAGTGCTCAAAGTCAATTGTTAGATCTTAAAAATTCACTTTATCAAGCGGAGAACACTTTGAGTATTTTATTGAGTGAAGAGCCACAAACTTACGAGCGCAGCTCATTAGACGAACAGTCTTTAGCTAATGAAATGCAATTAGGTGTGCCAGCTCTTTTACTACGTAACAGACCTGATATTATACAGGCGGAATATAATTTAGTAAATAGTTTTGAATTAACGAATGTTGCCAGAAGTAACTTTTACCCATCTATAACGTTATCTGCACAAGGCGGATTTCAAAGTTTGGATCTTGACAACTGGATAGATTCTAGTTCAATATTTGCTAATCTAGTTGGTGGTTTAACACAGCCCATATTTAATGGCAGAAAAATTAGAACGGCTTATGAAGTTGCTCAAGTACAACAAGAGCAATCTTTATTAAGCTTTAAAAAAGCGCTTTTAAGTGCCGGAAAAGAAGTTTCTGAAGCTTTATATGACTACAATATTTCTATTGAAAAAGAGGTATTTATATCTAAGCAAGTATCCGCATTAAAAAGAGCAGAAAGTAATTCAGAAGAATTGTTGAATAGTGGTTACTTAACCTATTTAGATTTGTTAACCGCAAGAGAAAATTCTTTAAATGCTGAGTTAAATCTAGTGAATAACAAATTCTCTCAATTATCAGCTACAGTTGAATTATACCGTTCTCTTGGCGGTGGATGGCAGTAA
- a CDS encoding CYTH domain-containing protein — MIEIERKFLVKSDDYKSVASSKTRIVQGFLNTDPNRTVRVRIKGELGFITVKGKSNETGTSRFEWEKEISVEEADELLKLCEKGILEKCRYEIPLGNHVYEVDEFYGDNLGLTVAEIELSSENENFERPHWLAEEVTGNVKYYNSQLSKCPFNLW; from the coding sequence ATGATAGAAATAGAGCGCAAGTTTTTGGTGAAATCTGATGATTACAAATCAGTGGCAAGTTCTAAAACACGAATAGTTCAAGGTTTTTTAAATACCGATCCTAACAGAACAGTTAGAGTTAGAATTAAGGGCGAATTAGGTTTCATCACCGTAAAAGGTAAATCAAATGAAACAGGTACTTCTCGCTTCGAATGGGAAAAAGAGATTTCAGTTGAGGAAGCTGATGAGTTATTGAAGTTGTGTGAAAAAGGTATTTTAGAAAAGTGTAGATATGAAATTCCTTTAGGAAATCATGTATATGAGGTAGATGAATTTTATGGAGACAATTTAGGATTGACAGTTGCCGAAATAGAACTGAGTTCTGAAAATGAAAATTTCGAAAGACCACATTGGTTAGCAGAAGAAGTAACAGGTAATGTAAAATATTATAATTCACAATTAAGTAAATGTCCTTTCAATCTCTGGTAG
- the dinB gene encoding DNA polymerase IV, translating into MPNEMPLRKIIHVDMDAFYASVEELDNPDLKGKPLAVGGSEKRGVVSAANYEARKYGVRSAMSGFMAKKNCPQLTFVKPRFERYKEISKIIRSIFFEYTDLVEPLSLDEAYLDVTINKKGNPSATMLATEIRQRILEKTGLNASAGISINKFIAKIASDINKPNGQKTVNPEEVIPFLEELDIRKFYGVGKVTAEKMYKLGIFTGNDLKNKSIEFLAENFGKSGPYYYHVVRGIHNSEVKPHRIPKSVGAERTFNENLSSEVFMLERLEHIAKELEKRLTKSKVAGKTITLKIKYSDFTLNTRSKTMPYFIADKDLILETAKNLLYQEELQNSVRLLGISLSNLNTDDKTATKIDDKAILVQLKFDF; encoded by the coding sequence ATGCCCAATGAAATGCCTCTTCGTAAAATTATTCATGTTGATATGGATGCTTTTTATGCATCTGTAGAAGAATTGGATAATCCAGATTTGAAAGGAAAACCTTTGGCTGTAGGCGGTAGTGAAAAAAGAGGTGTTGTTTCAGCAGCCAATTATGAAGCTCGTAAATATGGTGTGCGTAGTGCCATGAGCGGATTTATGGCTAAGAAAAACTGTCCGCAGTTAACTTTTGTGAAACCAAGATTTGAACGCTATAAAGAAATCTCAAAAATAATAAGATCCATTTTTTTTGAATATACCGATCTGGTAGAACCATTATCCCTTGATGAAGCTTACCTAGATGTTACAATTAACAAAAAGGGAAATCCATCGGCTACTATGCTTGCCACTGAAATACGACAACGTATTCTAGAAAAAACAGGCTTAAATGCATCTGCAGGTATCTCTATCAATAAGTTTATTGCCAAAATCGCTAGTGATATCAACAAGCCTAACGGACAGAAAACAGTTAATCCAGAAGAGGTTATTCCTTTCTTAGAAGAATTAGATATTAGAAAGTTTTACGGTGTGGGTAAAGTAACTGCTGAAAAAATGTACAAGCTGGGCATTTTCACCGGAAATGATTTAAAAAACAAATCAATAGAATTTTTAGCCGAAAATTTTGGCAAGAGTGGTCCATATTATTATCACGTGGTACGTGGCATTCACAACAGTGAAGTTAAGCCACACCGTATTCCAAAATCTGTAGGCGCTGAACGCACGTTCAATGAAAACTTAAGTAGTGAGGTTTTTATGCTAGAGCGCCTAGAGCATATTGCCAAAGAACTAGAAAAAAGATTGACAAAATCTAAGGTGGCAGGCAAAACTATTACACTGAAAATAAAATACAGCGATTTTACTTTAAACACCAGAAGTAAAACAATGCCCTATTTTATCGCAGACAAAGATCTCATCTTAGAAACCGCTAAAAATCTTTTGTATCAAGAAGAGCTTCAAAACTCAGTAAGATTGCTTGGAATTTCACTTTCTAACTTAAACACTGATGATAAAACGGCTACAAAGATTGATGATAAAGCAATTTTAGTACAATTAAAATTTGATTTCTAA
- a CDS encoding efflux RND transporter periplasmic adaptor subunit: protein MTKSVLLITTACTLFIAASCNSKKEKKEEHTKFLITNPIKKDTSITKDYVCNINSFKHIELRALEKGYLKEIHVDEGQLVKKGQKMFNIMPNIYEADLQKAKAEAKVAEIELQNTQLLTDGNVVSKNELAMAKANFDKANAEVSLAQTHLGFTNIRAPFDGIMDHLHVREGSLLDEGELLTTLSDNSKMWVYFNVPEAEYLDYIISTDKDTKKEVQLLMANNKRFNQKGLVETIEGEFNNETGNIAFRATFQNPDRILRHGETGSVLMTIPFKDALIIPQKATFEILDKRFVFVLDQDNVVHQTEVTIGAELPHLFVISEGLKLSDKILIDGIRMVKNNEKIETKFAEPNEVISKLAVYAE from the coding sequence ATGACCAAGAGCGTACTCCTGATCACTACCGCATGCACTTTATTTATTGCGGCAAGTTGCAATTCAAAAAAAGAAAAAAAAGAAGAGCATACTAAATTTCTAATTACTAATCCCATTAAAAAAGACACATCAATCACTAAAGATTATGTGTGTAATATTAATTCTTTTAAACATATTGAACTTAGAGCCCTAGAGAAAGGGTATTTGAAGGAAATTCACGTAGACGAAGGTCAACTGGTGAAAAAAGGGCAAAAAATGTTCAATATTATGCCTAATATCTACGAAGCAGATTTACAAAAAGCGAAAGCAGAAGCAAAAGTTGCTGAAATAGAGCTGCAAAACACTCAATTATTAACTGATGGTAATGTTGTTTCTAAAAATGAATTGGCTATGGCCAAAGCAAATTTTGACAAAGCCAATGCAGAGGTTTCTTTAGCACAAACTCATTTAGGCTTTACAAACATTCGCGCTCCTTTTGATGGTATTATGGATCACTTACATGTGCGAGAAGGTAGCCTTTTAGACGAAGGTGAACTATTGACTACATTATCTGATAACTCAAAAATGTGGGTCTATTTTAATGTTCCAGAAGCAGAATATTTAGACTACATCATCAGCACAGATAAAGACACTAAAAAAGAAGTGCAACTTTTAATGGCGAACAATAAGCGTTTTAATCAAAAAGGTCTTGTTGAAACTATTGAAGGAGAATTTAATAATGAAACTGGCAACATTGCTTTTAGAGCAACTTTTCAAAATCCTGATAGAATTCTTAGACATGGTGAAACAGGTAGTGTTCTCATGACTATTCCTTTTAAAGATGCTTTAATTATTCCGCAAAAAGCAACATTTGAAATATTGGACAAACGTTTTGTTTTTGTTTTGGACCAAGACAATGTAGTTCACCAAACTGAGGTTACCATTGGCGCAGAACTTCCACATCTTTTTGTAATTAGCGAAGGTTTAAAACTAAGCGATAAAATACTTATCGATGGTATTCGTATGGTAAAAAACAATGAAAAGATTGAAACCAAATTTGCTGAACCAAATGAAGTGATTTCAAAATTAGCCGTGTACGCAGAATAA